Genomic DNA from Bacteroidetes Order II. bacterium:
GTATTGGCGGCTATCAACCTTTTGAAGCAGCCTATGTAGAGAAAAAACAATATGGTGATTGTAAAGCATTGGCCAATTATCTGATGTCCATGTTATTCGCCGTAGAGGTTCCAGCGTATCCAGTTGTTATCAAAGCAGGTGAACAAGAGGCCGATATTGACCCAGAATTCCCCATCAATGATTTTAATCATGTGATATTGGCCATACCCGATGGCGATTCTTTTATCTGGCTGGAAGCAACCAGTAATACTTTACCCTTTGGCTGGCTGAGTGATTTTACCGAAAACCGATATGCCCTGCTGCTTAAATCCGGGGAAAGCCGACTGATCCGCACCCCAAAAACTACCGCTTCCCAAAACCGACAATCCATTGAAGCACAAATCACTTTTGATAAAACCGGAAATGCCACACAAAACGTACAATTAACCGCTTCCGGAAATCAGGCGGCTGATTTAAGAAGTCTCTTGCGCGGGAAAAGTGTCAAAGAATTTACAGAATGGTTTCAGGCGTGGTCGGGAATACGTGCCCCGAAAATATTGGCCTCCGAGTTTTCCTCTGCCAACAATACCGATTCACTCCTACATTTTTCCGTTAAAATAGAAAGCAACGGCTTTATCAACGGTACTGGAACCCGTATTTTTTTACGGCCCAATGCGTTTAATCAGCGAAAATTCGCGCCCGAAAAGGTGCAGAACCGGAAAACACCCGTTCGCCTCAGTTACCCTTATCGTGATGAGGATGTCATTCGGTATCAAATGCCGAGTGGATATGCCTTGGAGGCGTTACCGGCCCCCATTTCGATCAGTATGGATTTTGGGAGGTATGAGGCCCGTATCACAACAGAAGAAAACGGTTTTGTCTATCGGCGTATGATAGAACTATATCCCTATCAAATGGAGCCTTCTGCATACGAAGCATTGCGTCAGTTCTTTCAGAAAGTAGTTCATGCAGACGCTACCCACGTGGTCTTAAAAAAGATCGGGACATAAAGGGGCTAATGTTTTTACACAACGCAACTTTGTGTAGTATCTTGGCCCAAAAACATGTACGATTATTTAAGTCCACACGTATTACAGATCAGAAATTTGGTACATACTGAGGAAGTTCAACACTTGCTATCACTGGCGGCGTCTTTTGGTTTTCAAGAACAAGTATATGAACCTCCTCTTATTCCAGAAGTTCGCACTCGTGCAATGGGTTCTTCCCATGAATGGGCTTCTTTGTTAACAACAAGGGTTATCCCTCATTTACCACCGTTGTCCTCGTGGCTAAACGGTACATTGGGTGTTTATTTGCCGCCTCAGCCACACCAATGGCATCCCAAAGCCGTAAATGAACGCTTTCGTTTCTATCGGTATGGCGCCTTCGATCGCTTTGCCCCCCACCTCGATCATCCCTTTATCCGAAACCAAAACGAACAAACGTTTTTGAGTTTGGTCTTATATTTAGATGACCAGTGCGAAGGCGGCGAAACCCGATTCTCCGACTTTTCTGTACAGCCAGCATCTGGAACGGCTCTTATTTATCCACATTGGCTCATGCACGAAGGCGGCATTGTGCGGAGCGGTGTTAAAACCGTCTTAAGAACCGATGTATTCTATGATCGAGCCGCTTTGTAGCGATAAATGTGCGTATATTGATTGGTTATTCTGTACGTAAGCCCCCCTATTAATATGTCACGTTTTATCACCGCACTTGTCGGTTTTGCCATTATTATCCCATTAATGTACTTTGGTGGCCCTTTTGTCACCCTTGTGGTCTTGGTTGTCGGCTTGTTGGCACAGATTGAGCTGTATCGGCTTTTTGAGGATGCGGGCATTCATCCACACAAAAGCATTGGCGCTTTGATTGGCATATTGATTACCTTAAATACGGTCATCAAGCATGATCCTCTGCTTACCTTGGTTTTAGGCGCCCTATTCATCAGCCTCATCGAACTCTTCCGTAACCATCCCCAACCACTTCAAAATGTTTCGTCCACCATTTTCGGGGTTATTTATCCGGTTTTGTTTCTAACCTATGCCCTTCATTTGCGCTTCGGAACCGATCTTGCAGTCATTAAGCACCCAGATGAACAAGGGTTTTGGCTTTTGTTAACCGTATTTCTAATGGTGGCCGCAACAGACACCGCCGCTTATTATACAGGCAGAGCATTTGGCAAAAATCTGCTGTTTGAGCGGGTCTCCCCTAAAAAAACTTGGGAAGGAGCTGCTGGTGGGCTTATTGGATGCACCCTCATGGCTGTCGGTATGAAAATGTGGGTAATCACCTTTTTAGACTGGACTGACTTGATAGTTATGGTCTTAATATGCGGGATACTCAGTCAATTCGGCGACTTGGTGGAAAGTCTCTTCAAACGTTCTGTTAAAGTAAAAGACTCCGGTAGCCTTTTACCCGGACATGGCGGCTTTTTAGATAGATTAGACGCCTTGTTATTTGCCATGCCGTTGGTGTACGTTTACCTCCATTACATCGCCCCCCAAATATGAAGATGATGAAACAAGTGTCCATCTTGGTTTTTTTAATCACTTTCCTTGCTCCTGAACGACTGCTCGCGCAAACCACTGCCGATAGCCTGGCCATTAAGCGTACTGTGCTGGATTACGCAGAAGGTTGGTACACCGGGGATTCCGCCAGAATGGCCCGCGCCGTCCACCCCAAGTTAGCGAAGCGGGCGCTAATTCCAGACCGACAATCCGGTGATCTATCCTTCGACGACATGAATGCAGAACAATTAATTGATGCAACAA
This window encodes:
- a CDS encoding 2OG-Fe(II) oxygenase, translating into MYDYLSPHVLQIRNLVHTEEVQHLLSLAASFGFQEQVYEPPLIPEVRTRAMGSSHEWASLLTTRVIPHLPPLSSWLNGTLGVYLPPQPHQWHPKAVNERFRFYRYGAFDRFAPHLDHPFIRNQNEQTFLSLVLYLDDQCEGGETRFSDFSVQPASGTALIYPHWLMHEGGIVRSGVKTVLRTDVFYDRAAL
- a CDS encoding DUF3857 domain-containing protein is translated as MKTYPFIHWLTYSMGIVLFATLPLQAQAPKDHALIQRYEHTFEVINKGEAIEKIAKKIEVLNEIGAEMADLSIFHTKNKSLKSIKATLVGPDGKVVVKKLDQSNMQDFSGTIVNFYDDFRVRQVRLRHSAYPYTIAYEYEIRHTELFNYPAWFPQNPQTATVSSRFEFSYPINEVNPKFKQQNYSREPTISQNGNRKLLVWEQNEPLPALPKEPLSPSWADTAPAVIFSPDIFTFNGRYSGSLGSWHELGEWLTGLYQNRQTLSAEKVAFLKNLTKDEATLRGRAKKVYEHLQETTRYISIQLGIGGYQPFEAAYVEKKQYGDCKALANYLMSMLFAVEVPAYPVVIKAGEQEADIDPEFPINDFNHVILAIPDGDSFIWLEATSNTLPFGWLSDFTENRYALLLKSGESRLIRTPKTTASQNRQSIEAQITFDKTGNATQNVQLTASGNQAADLRSLLRGKSVKEFTEWFQAWSGIRAPKILASEFSSANNTDSLLHFSVKIESNGFINGTGTRIFLRPNAFNQRKFAPEKVQNRKTPVRLSYPYRDEDVIRYQMPSGYALEALPAPISISMDFGRYEARITTEENGFVYRRMIELYPYQMEPSAYEALRQFFQKVVHADATHVVLKKIGT
- a CDS encoding phosphatidate cytidylyltransferase produces the protein MSRFITALVGFAIIIPLMYFGGPFVTLVVLVVGLLAQIELYRLFEDAGIHPHKSIGALIGILITLNTVIKHDPLLTLVLGALFISLIELFRNHPQPLQNVSSTIFGVIYPVLFLTYALHLRFGTDLAVIKHPDEQGFWLLLTVFLMVAATDTAAYYTGRAFGKNLLFERVSPKKTWEGAAGGLIGCTLMAVGMKMWVITFLDWTDLIVMVLICGILSQFGDLVESLFKRSVKVKDSGSLLPGHGGFLDRLDALLFAMPLVYVYLHYIAPQI
- a CDS encoding nuclear transport factor 2 family protein, which codes for MKMMKQVSILVFLITFLAPERLLAQTTADSLAIKRTVLDYAEGWYTGDSARMARAVHPKLAKRALIPDRQSGDLSFDDMNAEQLIDATRKGYGRGLPPSQQQKDIIIVEINGNTAIVKLQMRRWYDYLQLMRVNDEWKILNVLWELKPREE